Below is a genomic region from Salvelinus fontinalis isolate EN_2023a chromosome 38, ASM2944872v1, whole genome shotgun sequence.
CCATGACTGTTTTTCTGGACAAACAAAATGGCTTCTTGTCAGCCATTTTGTTTGTCCAGAAAAACAGTCATGTTTTCTTTTTAAAGCAAGTCCACATTCAAACAGGGCCTAGGGGACGACATCACAGATCAGGCCAGGACCAGAGGTGACATAGTGGAGGTCAATGGATAGGACAGCGTCTTCAAATCTGGGCTGGGGACAACACTTTTCACCACAACCAGAAACTGACAGTTTAACACAAAACAACAACCAAACTTAGTCTCCATGACAACATACTGGCTGAGACTAGGGCGAGGCGTAGATTTTGTCTACTTCATTCTTGAATCAACGCATATGGACTTTTTTTTATAGTCCATTATACGTATTTCTAtgcactacctggcctgatgactccttgctgtccccagtccacctgatcgtaatgctgctccagtttcaactgttctgcctgcggctatggaacccggacgtgctacctgtcccagacctgctgttttcaactctctagagacagcaggagcggtagagatactctgaatggtaggctatgaaaagccaactgacaattactcctgaggtgctgacctgttgcagcctctacaaccactgtgattgttattatttgaccctgctggtcatctatgaacatcttggccatgttctgttataatctccacccggcacagccagaagaggactggccacccctcatagcctggttcctctctaggtttcttcctaggttctggcctttctagggagtttttcctagccaccgtgcttctacacctgcattactagctgtttggggttttaggctgggtttctgtacagcactttgtgacatcagctgatgtaagaagggctttataagtacatttgattgattgatcatccacttcctctggtctccctccgtctgtctgtcacaatctctctgtctctgactgtccctctgcctgctgtctgatgttcagacagTCTCTCTGGATGTGAATCTcacttttacattttagtaatttagcaaatgctctgatccagagcgacttatagtagtgagtgcatacattttcataccggtcccacgtgggaatcgaacccacaaccctggcgttgcaagtgccaagCTCTAACAAAATGATCCACATGAACTCCAGTCCAAGTCCTCCATACTCCCAGACATGCCCTGGTTCCTGTTTTAGGCTGCAGCCCAAATtgtaccctatcccctatatagtgcactacttttgacaagagcccatTTGGGAAACAGTCTTAGTGGTCTCAGGGGAGCCATGTGCAGCTGGGTGCCAGACAGGAGGAGCCTCATCCCTCTAGCCTCTGTTGTGTGGTGCTGTCATCAGTCAGGGTTCTGCTCCCTCCAGGGGACCGGGGGCAGCTGGCTGGCCTTGGAACGTCTGGCTCTGGAGCCTCCAAGGAGGAGGGCCTTCAGTCTCACATGAATCCACTCAGAGGGAGGTCAGTGTAGGGCCTGCTAtcagcagagggaggaggaggctggtgctTTGGCTGCCCTGCTGCTGCATGTCCATGGTCTACCCCCCTGGAGGACCCAGGGTTGGGTACAGGGCCAGGGGCTGGACCAGCCTCCTTCAGGCTCCCGTTCTGGAACTGGAACAGAGGAAATGTCCGACTTAGCTAAGCCTCCCTTTTCTGGTCTAAATTGCCTTGATGTGTAAATACCCACTGGCTTTCAATGGTCAAATGATAATGACCTTCTGTTTCTAAAGTCTCATTCCCTTGGTAAATCTGATGAGCGAGTATGTATGTGCCATTGGTATTCAACGTTCATATGATGAGCATATAGCTAGAGGAAGTAAAGCACATAGTTCTAACATTTTACATAATTAGTTCAGGGCCCTAGTCCCCGTGCTTCTacgtctgcattgcttgctgtctgtggtttaaggctgggtttctgtatagcactttgtgacatctgctgatgtaaaaaaggattttataaatacatttgatcttGTTCCATGGGGCACAATATTTTATTTATTAGCGTTTTTAttagacaaattcaggtaggcccCCTTTTACGCTTCACAACATTGTACCTGTTTGACGCCTAATGAACACTACCCAGGTTAGTGTCACCTTTCTTACCTGTGTGGTGAATGGCCACTCTGCTCTGTTGACCTGACTGAGCCCCATAGCCAGGGGATAGGCATGCAGAGCCCAGCCCTGGCTGGTGGCCTGAGACTGAGTCAGGCCGTCAGGGAGGTGCCTCTGCTGCTGGGACACAGCTAGGGCCTCCACCATACTCCAGTGGGGCGCTCCCCTACCATCCTCTGTCCCCCGGGGACCACTGGACTCCAGGCTGCCCAGCAACTCCTCCAAATTCTGGGGCGTGAGCTCTCCGTCCACCCACTGGCTCTGGAGGCCCGTGGTGGGTACATAAGAGGAGAGCACTGATGAGCGGCTAACAGACAAAGTGTTCAGCTGGTTCCTGTAGGGGAGGCCCAGGGCCAGGGAAGCTTCCCCCAGGCAGAGGTTCCCATGCTGGGGGTGGCCGTGGTGAGTCTGGAGCCCCCCTGGCTGCTCCACGTTGAACAACGGAGgaatctgctgctgctgcttggtgaTGTCTTTCTGTCGTTGTGTTATTGAACCCATCCCAGTCACCTGCATGTGCTTCAGTCTGTTACACAGTTGCTGCTGCTGTTGGTTTGGCAATACCTGTCCATTTAGATGgctctgttgctgctgctgtgttGCCTGCAATACTGTCTGTgggtggggctgtgtgtgtaaacAATGCTGCAGTATTGGCTGCTGTGGGTAGTGGGGCGGAGACTGATAGTGGTGAACTGATCGGGGATGGACTACAGGCAGGTGTGGTGGCTGTATCTGTGACTGCCACTGAGGCACTGTAGTAGAATGTGGTTGTGGGGTTAGTGGTTGTTCCAGAGACGGTTGGTGTAACAGCGTGGTAGGGCAGCTATAGTCCTGATCCCCTAACTTAGCCCCCCTGCAAGAGAATACAGTCTGACCCCAGTCCGACCTCTTCCTCAGAGACTCCTGTACGTAGGAGAGAATCTCGTCTGTCAGGTCAGGAAGGAGGCCGTCTCGGCCAGCGTCCAGATCCACATCGAGGAACATCTCATCCTGCTGGAACAGCTCCAGGTCCTCCCTACTAATGCCCAGGTTCATCATGAAGCTCCACAAATCCCCGTCTCTGTCAATCAAATCAAGATCTTTATAGTCACAATTGGGAAATGAGTAGCGCAGTCAAGGTTACATTATTAAAAACAGTAGCAACCACACAGATACACATAAGATAAACAGTAGGTGATCAGTTACCTGTCCTCCAATGAGAAGCCGTCGATCCCCCCGCCATCCCCCACCCCCAAGGGCTCCTGCTTGAAGAGGACTCTCTCTGACAGAGAGAGGATGCTGCCCTCCTGCCAGCTGCTGGAGAAGATGCCCCCACACTCCTCCTGCGGAAGCCCTGCCACCTCCTCCTGCGGAAGCCCTGCCACCTCCTCCTGCGGAAGCCCTGCCACCTCCTCCTGCGGAAGCCCTGCCACCTCCTCCTGGAGTTGGAGCTTGTTCTGAGTGTGAGGGGAGCAGCACAAGTAGATGGACTTGTCCTGTTTCAGCAGGAGTTGGAGCGGGAGCTGGTTCTGAGTCTGAGGGGAGCAGCAGTAGATAGACGTGTCCTGTTTCAACAGAGAGCCCAGCAGTGAGTCAGGGTCCAGGGTTCCATcctggttgttgttggtggtatTTTCTGCAGGGCCGGTGGTGTCGCCTGCTAAGGAGTCCCCTGTTACCAGAGTTTTGGAGAAGCTGGTGTTGTAGAGAAGAGCCTCCCCAGTGGTGTAACTGAAAGGCAGCTGGAGGCTCCGCTTCCTTAGGTTGTCCTCTCCCTCTTCATCACTAAAAATaagtacattttagtcatttagcagacgctcttatccagagtgacttacaggagaaattagggttaagtgctttgctcaagggcacattgacagttttttcacctagtcagctcgaggattccaaccagcaaacttttggttactggcccaatgctc
It encodes:
- the LOC129837088 gene encoding aryl hydrocarbon receptor-like; the encoded protein is MVYKDILISSVPLSSQVLNGFVLVVTAGGTIFYASSTIQDYLGFHQSDVVHQSVYDIIHMEDRAELQRQLHWALNPPLTTDTGQLVSDSASPQAVTVYKPEALPPENSTFLERNFVCRLRCLLDNSTGFLALNIQGRLKFLHGQSERTKQGKAIPPQLALFALASPLQPPTILEIRTKNLIFKTKHKLDFTPIACDAKGKMVLGYTEAELCNHGSGYQFVHAADMLHCAENHMRMIKTGESGMTVFRLLTKLTGWVWLQANARLVYKNGRPECIIASQRVLTDEEGEDNLRKRSLQLPFSYTTGEALLYNTSFSKTLVTGDSLAGDTTGPAENTTNNNQDGTLDPDSLLGSLLKQDTSIYCCSPQTQNQLPLQLLLKQDKSIYLCCSPHTQNKLQLQEEVAGLPQEEVAGLPQEEVAGLPQEEVAGLPQEECGGIFSSSWQEGSILSLSERVLFKQEPLGVGDGGGIDGFSLEDRDGDLWSFMMNLGISREDLELFQQDEMFLDVDLDAGRDGLLPDLTDEILSYVQESLRKRSDWGQTVFSCRGAKLGDQDYSCPTTLLHQPSLEQPLTPQPHSTTVPQWQSQIQPPHLPVVHPRSVHHYQSPPHYPQQPILQHCLHTQPHPQTVLQATQQQQQSHLNGQVLPNQQQQQLCNRLKHMQVTGMGSITQRQKDITKQQQQIPPLFNVEQPGGLQTHHGHPQHGNLCLGEASLALGLPYRNQLNTLSVSRSSVLSSYVPTTGLQSQWVDGELTPQNLEELLGSLESSGPRGTEDGRGAPHWSMVEALAVSQQQRHLPDGLTQSQATSQGWALHAYPLAMGLSQVNRAEWPFTTQFQNGSLKEAGPAPGPVPNPGSSRGVDHGHAAAGQPKHQPPPPSADSRPYTDLPLSGFM